Part of the Maniola jurtina chromosome 22, ilManJurt1.1, whole genome shotgun sequence genome is shown below.
GCACAAAGTACTACGTAAGTACTAAAAGTTAGATGGCAAGGTGCAATCAGCTGCAGTGTGATGATCAGTTATGTGCAATCAGTAATTTgtacttttcgtcaaaatctgttaagcggatgggccgtgaaaagttagcagacagacagacagcacactttcgcgtttacaatattaatatggatCGATATTagtggtaaaatgaaaaattgctTTGTTTTACTTGTGTTAGTTTTAATCTGGTCTGCTATTTCAGAATCAGTAACATGTCGACCAGACCGTATTGTGGGGGGTGCGCCCACAACTATTGACCTGTACCCCTCCATTGTTCAGGTAGATTCCCATTTATATTATACGAgtatattactttattataaacctcaatagctcaacggttacaggattgaattttgaaagatcggcggttcaaacaccacccgttgcactataataatatagtcgtacctattcctagcacaagcttagttggagggaaaaactggccaagtgcgagtcaaactcgcccaccgagggttccgtagtcgggtattttttcgacattttggacaataaatcaaaaacttttatgcataaacatatgtaaaaatctattttagaatgttgacaatctccctggcgcagtggtaagcgctgtggtcttattaatgggagttcccgggttcgattcccggtagggtttggaattttatattttctataactctggtctagtctgttgggaggcttcggtcgagGCTGGTTACTACCCAAACCCGTGttaccaagcgatttagcgttctggtgcgatgccgtatagaaacctaaggggtatgggtttaataaaaactgcaataccccttccagggcagcccgcttccgtcttagactgcatcatcacttaccaccaggtgagattacaatCAAGGCTATCGCGCCCGTTCCCAGCCGGGCCGCAGACTAAGGTtgtttatagagcgcactttgcccttgcttagacttaagtattagtttaaacgagacagttttatgccagcggtatagcgctgcctcgttttaacagtgtcttaagtctgagcaaagtcaaagtgggctcTATAGCGCTATAGatctgagatctatagaggtTTTTTTGTTTAGGTTGACATACTGAACATCTGGTCAGGCCTGTGGTCTCAAGGATGCGCCGCTACCATCCTTACATCAAGAAATGTCTTGTCTGCTGCGCACTGTTTCGATGGATCGTTAGTATATATTGCCTTTCTAGTTTCTACCCACAGCTATGGATGTCTTACTAGTACTACAGTTCGCGATAGGTCGACATgccaatcggggtatgaggagAGTCGTGGAGGGGGAGACGCCCCTattgccatgtcgacttgtCGTTAACAATACGCTAGATAAggtaattataattaagtacataaagtGTGCTATACAGAATAACTGTTGTTTTTAGTGCCGATTAAAAGCAGTACCGGAAATTAAACACgcgccaagtgcgattcagactcgcgcaccgagggtttcgtactcgggaattttttcgacatttaaaataagtaaaaatcggttttagaatgtaggtacgtataagtaaagccctttcatatttaTGATACCTGACGTTgtatacatactcgtagttatcttactttgaaaatactaattattatttttgttcatgaacacattttaatttttttatgtgatgtaaAGACCCGATTACAGTCCTCTATAATGAAATCCTTTCTTTAGTAAAGTAACAGTTTACGAGCAAGtggagttaaaaaaaattatcgttttaGGAACTTCCAACCAAGCCAACGTCGCATCCGAGCCGGTGCGACATACAGAAATTTCGGAGGATCCTTAGCCTACGTCCAGGATGTCTACAACCATCCCTCGTATGGTACTAACGGCTTCGAGGGCGACATTAGCGTGATCAGATTAGCCAACCCCCTGGTGTACTCCCCCGTCGTCCAGCAGACTTCCATACCTCCCCAGGACAGCATCATCCCTGACAACCTGCCAGTTATACACGCTGGTTGGGGTGCCACTTcggtaataattatatattttacatatttaatatatttctataatcacacttcacactaatataatattattataaaagcgatagtttgtgtgtatgtttgttactctttcacgcaaaaactactggacagatttggcagGATTATAAGTATCTCggattaaaacataggctacttttatcttggaaagttaaagagttcctacggaatttaaaaaaacctataagtaagtatccacgcgaatgacgtcgcgggcaacagctagtacgTTATACATTTTAGCGTTTAAAAACTGTCGTGaatgaaatttattattattagatgatATTATACTTCGTCCtcatggatttaggcttttgaaaaatcccgtaggaactctttgtttttccgacataaaAGTCGACTtcggtatgcaagctatctcggttttacgatgtacctacctactacggtACGAAGTAGCAACTTCGTCCATTCGCCATAATGGTGAATGTAGTTTTTGCGATAGCCCGGTCTAAAACAGAGAACTTTGACGGCcccatatttctttatttaaaaaaaaatacatttgtactctactcaatgagctctaaaaaatgataccccacatgctagggtagcaaaaaaaattgtttttcggCTACTTTCTCATATAGGAGAACCTCTGAAAACCCTCAGGTATacgtaactcatttagtctacgagctatagacctgtgacacgcggacagacagacagacagtagagtgacattaatagggccccgtttttaccctttgggtatggaactCTTAATCTTAAACTGAAGTACtctttcaaaaatttaaatcagGAAATGTAAAGCCACATCATTGTAAAACGTTTGATTGCTTTGTTTGACTCTAAAAAACAAGTATataatctactagctgatgcccgcgacttcgttcgcgtggatgtagtttttttaaaatcccgtgggaacctttgattttccgggataaaaattagcctatgagctaatccagagtataatctatctccattctaaatttcagcccaatccgtccagtagttttagcgtgaaggagtaacaaacatacacacacacacacacacacacacacacacacacacacacacatacaaactttcgcctttataatattagtgtgatacttataataatatatattatataagtactgCTTTAGGTGATTCACTTAGTCACGActctaaaaccactaaaatttcaccagatcaatgaaataaaaaaaatcgttttgcTTTGACAGCAAGGTGGTGCGACGTCAGAAGTTCTGCGAGATGTCCAAATCTACACCATTAACAACACCCTCTGCGCCGAACGGTACGCTTCCCTACTAAACCGCCCTCAAGTCACCGAGAGAATGATTTGTGCTGGTATCCTTGATGTCGGCGGCAAGGACGCCTGCCAAGGAGACTCCGGAGGACCTTTGTACTACGGGAACATCACTATTGGCGTGGTGTCCTGGGGCGAGGGGTGTGCCCACGCCACTCACCCTGGTGTCAGCATCAATGTTGCTTCATTCGTCAACTGGATTATTGATCACACAATATAAATCTACTTCTCGATCCTAAAGCCTATCCTGGTGCAAGCCAGGGCCacgttattaaataaaattgtttaatttatcctttagtttaatttaatctgTACCCATATCACTACCCTTACTATAAATACGAATGTGAATTTGTTtgtaactttttagggttctatacctcaaaaggaaaaacggaacccttatatcactttgttgtctgtctgtctgtccgtctatcgtgtctgtcaagaaaacctatgtggtacttctcgttgacctagaatcatgaaattcggcaggtaggtaggtcttataccacgagtaaaggaaaaaattcgaaaaccgtgaatttgtggttacatcacaaaaaaaaattaaaacttcgcTAGCGTGATTCAGGCTTCATAGAGAGTGCTTGAAGATACTCGTGGTGCCTTTTAGTGAGATCGTTGTATGTTGCTTTCTGTATTAGGTTCGAGTATTCGATTTAAATTCGATCGAaagtctatacatataaaaagacttgtcctaactgactgactgaccgataCCAACGTGCACAGTCTtatctaaatattgttttggGCTCTTAATCGATAAAAATGTTTCCTACGATTAAAATTTCAAGATACTTACTGATGTACAGAAAATATCATCTAGTTACAGTGTGATTATAGTGTAGATCATAGACCTATAAATATTGAATATAGACACCTACCTAGGCAATCATTTATGGTAATCGTTTTTATATCAGCACAATAAAGTTTTATAcattgtaataaagtaatacctacctaacgtATTTAAATAGTGAGGGATAATGTAGTTATAGTTTAGTTGTTTGAGTGTCAAAACAGTAAGATGTTGGTGCCTTGGTTTTTGGCGTTAGTGGTATTTGCcggtaaatatatttaatactagctgatgcccgcagcttcgcccgcgtggatttaggtttctaaaaatcccgtgggaacttttgatttctcaggacaatgtcgcaaagtttttctatcgattaaaaaaaaaatttcggaaatcggttcagaaatctcggagatttcggtgtacgtaggtagaaaaacacaactccctttttgaaagttggttaaaaaagtagcctatgttacgccctggtcaatcctctatttgtctgtgaaaatcccgtcaaaatcggttcagccgttccgaagattagccttttcaaacagacagacagacagacagacagacagacaaaaattttaaaaccaggtgattcagttatggtatcgttcaaataaccatatgagcttaatatgaggtagttatttcgaaattacagacagacacttcaattttatttattagtatagactagcgtACACGCCCTAAAGCGTGAAGATCTTGAAGGACATCTTGTAAATTTTTTACAAGATGTCCTTCAAGATGTCAGTGTTAGTCTGTTCAAGTACTGTTGGGAAGTAGTCAGATGGTAGTGCTATTAGTTACAGTGTGACGATCAGAGATAGGCATTATTgctattttaaattcattttcatttggtggaATTATTAATTTTCTTCACAACTGTGATGAAAATAGCCTGTGAAATAACTATTTCCCAGACTATTTTTCATGGAAGGTGTTTTTTGATTTTCGCTACATAATTTAACTAATGATCAAGGCCAataaagctgatattttcacaGCTGGTTTTTCACAGGAAGTTAATTTTTGCACTTATGATTGCAAGTGTGAAAATATGTTTTTCGTAAAACGTAGTAAACCTttgatttcttttattttaagatacttttaaattaaacaatGCGACCAGTCTAGCCCTGTGATAACCTACCTTATACTCAGAATTACCCCTGTTTTTCAGGAGAAGTAACCTGCCGTTCAAGTAAAATCATAGGGGGTGCGCCTACTACTGTTGACCTGTACCCTTCAATCGTTCAGGTAGTTGTTTAcatatttgtataatttattgaTAGGAAAGAACCTTCAGATTTCAGGCTGCTTTTTACGgatactgatattttttttttctttaggtTGACATGCAAAACATGTTGTCAGGTGATTGGTTTAAAACATGCGCCGGCAGCATCCTCACAGCAAGAACTATCTTATCTGCTGCACACTGTTTCGAAGGATCGTTAGTATTTCTATACGACATTAGTTTTAGTATAAGAAAAACCTGAGTTTGTTCAGAATCGGGAACGGAATTGATTGCAATCATTTTTACACCGtgttatattttgatttttgaccaaaaaatactttaaaatccTGCAAGTTttgacacctttcaaacaaaaaaaaaaacttaattaaaatcggttcattagtttaggagctacgatgccacagacagatacacagatcaacacacgtcaaacttataacacccccctttttgggtcggggctaaAATTAAAGTTGCATATAAGTTTGGAACATTGGCGCAAAGTAGCCTGTCtttcggtattctacaggaaaTATTTCGAAAAGTGTGCCCAAGAATTTTTttgaaggtcttatagcacaagtaaagtaagtaaaggaaaaaatccgaaaaccgtgaatttgtggttaaatcacaaaaaaaaaaatgttttaacaatcaaagtaagttaactaccaagtggagtatcataatatgaaagaactttataactttatattctaaaacagattaatttttatttttatgcataataaatagtttttgatttatcgtgcacaatgtcgaaaaaaatacccgagtacggaactctcggtgcgcgagtctgactcgcacttggccggtttttaatggAAACGCCACTTGTGTGTTGTGATTTATATGGAGGAACACACTATATTATCTTTTCAGGCTGTACGAACCAAGGTTTCGTCGCATACGAGCCGGTGCGACGTTCAGAAATGTGGGGGGAACCTTAGTCTATGTGGCGAACACCTATAACCACCCTTCGTATGGTCAAGACATTCTTAAGGGATATGAAGGCGATATAAGCCTGGTCAGATTAACCAACCCCCTGGTTTACTCCCCCGTCATCCAGCAGACTTCCATACCTCCCCAGGACAGCATCATCCCTGACAACCTGCCGGTCGTACACGCTGGCTGGGGTGCCACTTTggtaataacattttattttttatttaaacatctatATTGTTAACTATACAGACCTCATTCCACCCaactttttctacaaccgcgccgcacgccaccgtaagcaatttcCCCCTCACCACCTGAGTGCCTGGTGCacatcgaccgcccgttgtgccagatccttttttccatgcacatgcaaactgtggaatcaactcccatcagcggtgttcccactTGATGACAACatgaggttattcaaggggtggaccaacaaattcctgaaaggccggcaacgcatcgccggtacctctggtgctgcaaatgttcatgggtggcggtaaacACCGACCCGtctgttgatgatgatgttttTCTTTAGGAACCAGGTAATCCGACGTCAGAAGTTCTTCGAAACGTCCAAATCTATACCATCAACAACGAACTTTGCGCCAAATGGTACGCTGCCCTAGAACATCGACCGGTTACCGAAAAAATGATTTGCACTGGTATCCTCGATGTCGGCGGCAAGGGCGCCTGTACTGGAGACCACGGCGGACCTATGTACTACGGGAACATCACTATTGGGGTGGTATCCTGGGGCGAGGGGTGTGGCCACGCCACTTTCCCTGGTGTCAGCGTCAATGTTGCCTCGTACGTCGACTGGATTATTGATCACACGATTTAAATCTACTTCTTCATCCTAAAGCTTATCCTAGTGTACCTGAACCAGGATcaagttataaattaaattgtttgatttatcgtcatgtgttttattttattaacagggctctctcctttacttactccatacaatcgtagttccaattttatttgaatattaagcaaccaaagtccatgaaattttgcagacatattctagaaactaatatctgtgcctgtggtgtcttagatttttctaaaaatatgtagtttcaaaattacaggacctcaaagatttgtttgtgaacttttaagaccgcgtaactttgaaaccgaatattttaacagaaatctggaaaaccacaggcatagatattagtttctagaatatgtctgcaaaatttcatggactttggttgcttaatattcaaatgaaacgtttgtatggagcgagcgacggagagacccctcttaagccccgacccaaaaagaggggtgttctaattttgacgtgtgtatctgtgtatctgtctgtggcatcgtagctcccaaactaatgaaccgattttaatttagtttttttttgtttgaaaggtgtctaaACTTGCAggattttaaagtattttttggTCAAAATATAACACGGTGTAAAAATGATTGCAATCAATTCCGTTCCTGATTCTGAACAAACTCAGGTTTTGCTTATACTAAAACTAATGTTGTATAGAAATACTAACGATCAAACTATTATCGCTATTATCGCATATTACCTTATAATTTTTCACCCtatattttcttcttttcaccagatcaaataaaattgttaagtttatcgttttgtgttttattttaatttagtatctTTATACGTTTCGTTTGTAATTCGTTCATAGGTCGTTATTATCATGCAAagttatctatttattattttatatctatcaGCACAATAAAATATAAGCCTGTTATAAAGACAGAAACTATTTAAGTAGTACAAAATGTCTTTATGGACTTTTCAGCATTATACCAAAAAGCCAGGATGATATCATCAGTGTGGTGTTTGGCCTTATTGCTCTTTGcaggtaaattatattttatttatctatccaTACTAGAAATAGTTTAAGAActtataatgaataaataaataaatgaaaaaaaaattactaatactataaacgCAAAAGTATCTTATCCAAGCTAGTAGTATCAGCCAGTTTTGTATTCTTCTAACGTTGCATTTATCCCTTTTCAGTACTATCAATAGTCCAGCCACATCGCATAGTAGGAGGATCTCCAGCAAAGATAGAGGATTATCCCTCCATAGTTCAGGTCGAGAGACTGAACACCGCCACCGGGGCCTGGTCTCAGTCATGTGCCGCCAACATTCTCACAGCGAAATCTGTGCTGTCAGCTGCACATTGCTTTCATGGACCGTAAGTACCCTTtgaatcattatcatcatcagaaGAGCCATAATGCGAAAACGAATAAGAACATCGTCAATAGATAAGTACCCCCCAAAGGCAAGATCGAGAGACAAAACACCGCCATTGGAACCTGGTCGTGCGTCATCAAAATCCTCATATCCAGGTCTGTGCTGTTAGCTGCATTATTACTTTCAAGGACCCTAAGTAGGCTTTGACTCAGCATGATCAGCAGTAGAGCCATAAAGCATAAGAGAAGAAGAAAATCATCAGTCTAGATTGAGAGACTGTACCTACATGCCCGCTGGGCTCTGGTCTCAGACATGTGCTGTCAACATTCTCATATCGAGGTCTGTGCCTtagctcatcatcatcaatagaGAAGTACCTCTCCATAATCTAGGTCATATTtttgcaagataggcttgcgcttgacgacaatcatccATAGCCATACTATATGGATTGGAAGTGTAGTTGTCACCAACAGGTAGACAGACGACAGCAAACGAGTTGCAcggagctgctggattcaggcggtgcaagagcGCATTAGGGAGTCTCTACAAGTACCTATCTATGTCCAGCACTGGTCTTTTAACAGTTGATAATTACGATAATCAAAAACTTGATGTCTTTGGGGACTATGGTGCTCTAtctgtttgtattttttttcatttgtattataggttatattatatttatgcgCAACTGGGCACCTCCTATGTTGTCTATAAATAACTTATCTCCTTTCAGTACCTACGAGCCAAGACTCCGCCGCATCAGAGCTGGTACCACCTACCGTAACACCGGAGGCGAGATCGCCTACATCGAGTACTCCTTCAACCACCCTTCCTACACCGTCGCCGCTCGCTACGACGGTGACATTTGCGTCGTGAGGCTGGAGACTCCTCTGGTGTACTCTAACATTATCCAGAGAACTGCCATTCCTCCTCAAGGTGCAACTATTCCAGATAATTTGCCCGTGGTGCACGCTGGATGGGGAACCACTCAAGTGAGTAAAATGTCCTAACAAGGTCTACCGGTTTtacgaactatgtgccctgcaaaTTGCCAGTTCAGCTTCCgttaagctatgtcggttactctggttttcctaAGGATTTGGTCATTTGTGattgtgtgcgtgtgtgtcatgtagagaaactccaagcatagcccTCATAGTCGCCCGTTGAGTAACTCTcaactttcttatgaggcctatAGTTGGTGACCATATTTTTTCGAATCACTGTCAACACGCACTGATAAGTTAGGCTactcaataattatttattttcctgt
Proteins encoded:
- the LOC123876679 gene encoding trypsin, alkaline C-like; this encodes MLVPWLLALAVFAESVTCRPDRIVGGAPTTIDLYPSIVQVDILNIWSGLWSQGCAATILTSRNVLSAAHCFDGSNFQPSQRRIRAGATYRNFGGSLAYVQDVYNHPSYGTNGFEGDISVIRLANPLVYSPVVQQTSIPPQDSIIPDNLPVIHAGWGATSQGGATSEVLRDVQIYTINNTLCAERYASLLNRPQVTERMICAGILDVGGKDACQGDSGGPLYYGNITIGVVSWGEGCAHATHPGVSINVASFVNWIIDHTI
- the LOC123876678 gene encoding trypsin, alkaline C-like, producing the protein MLVPWFLALVVFAGEVTCRSSKIIGGAPTTVDLYPSIVQVDMQNMLSGDWFKTCAGSILTARTILSAAHCFEGSLYEPRFRRIRAGATFRNVGGTLVYVANTYNHPSYGQDILKGYEGDISLVRLTNPLVYSPVIQQTSIPPQDSIIPDNLPVVHAGWGATLEPGNPTSEVLRNVQIYTINNELCAKWYAALEHRPVTEKMICTGILDVGGKGACTGDHGGPMYYGNITIGVVSWGEGCGHATFPGVSVNVASYVDWIIDHTI
- the LOC123877082 gene encoding trypsin, alkaline C-like, whose translation is MISSVWCLALLLFAVLSIVQPHRIVGGSPAKIEDYPSIVQVERLNTATGAWSQSCAANILTAKSVLSAAHCFHGPTYEPRLRRIRAGTTYRNTGGEIAYIEYSFNHPSYTVAARYDGDICVVRLETPLVYSNIIQRTAIPPQGATIPDNLPVVHAGWGTTQQGGNASDILLDVQIYTVNNELCRERYASLPNQPVVTENMICAGLFNVGGADACQGDSGGPLYYGNITIGVVSWGHGCANASFPGISTAVPSYTQWIIDHVL